From Daucus carota subsp. sativus chromosome 6, DH1 v3.0, whole genome shotgun sequence:
aaactgCTTTAAAGCTGGGAGGATCAAACAAGATGAACTGTAGCAATGTAACATGTATAGCAGTCTTTGAGTGAAATGAAggctaataaaattattcttttattccAATAcaacaaaattcaaacgagCTGCAAGGAGAAGGATTCCAGCCAAGCCTTTGCTAAACAAGTGTTTCATTAAAGCTACATAATATTTGGAAATTTTGTAAAGAGGAACTTCTGGTACAATTAAAGGCAGTCAgctgagaaaaaaaaattgtttctatCGAAAGAAAATAACTGTAAAATTCCtttgttatattttatgaagatatcaTAGAGTTAGTAGCAAGTATAGTACTTGCCTTCTTTTAGTTTTTTAGGACAGTAGGAAGCAGTTTGATGTAGGGGTTCTGTAGTTGCACGGCTCGCACCTACATTAATAATTGTCGTGTTCTAGTTCTAGCAACTTGCATACTAGACTATAGACCAAGTTATCATTTCTAAAGATTAtcttagcttcattttttaGTTAGGAAGTATCAGAGCTTTTACAAGTTGGCGCTTAATTGACTATTGTGATGTTTTCACAAACTTATCTTGGTTTCAATTTCCAGTTCTGCAAGTATTAAAGGTCAGTGAGTTGGAACTCAAGTGACTATTTTATGTTTTGACAAGTAGCTTGACTCCTAAATGATTATAATCAGAATAGCATGTTTGATTTCTACTTTACATTGAGGTCTTACATTCCGTGACAAGAGATTTTTGCGACTGTCATGCTTTAGTGCGCGACAATAACCAGATATAGTATTGCTATGTAAGAAGAATACAAAGCTACCAACCTGATCATTTCCTTATTCTTAAAAAATTGTACACATGGTGTACCCATAATTCCAGCTGCTTCAGCAACTTCAGGATCTTCTTCaatatcaatttcaacaaaatgAACATTTTCATCATACTCGTCTATGACCTGAAGATTAAGAAGAGTTCAAGAGCGGCTCATAAAtaactgattaataagcattaAGCCAATGAAGAAATGTGTGTCCTCTGTTCTAAGAATATCCCTTATAAATGTACAACACAATAACATATATCAAAGCAAATTATACTTTGAATCACACTAGATGTCTAATGCTTCTTTCTGTTCTTAACATCTTTAGTACTCTTAAAACGTTTTCACCCTATATATAATCCTTGCGTGGTCTAAGTCCCAGAAATACAGATTATCTTCAGGTCTTTCTTATTCTACACACCACTACAGGGCTCTCAAAATTGTACCAAACTCAAAGCATATCAGGGGGATAAAGGATGTTAACATAAAACAATCACCATATCAGGTAAGAGcatcataaattattatatcaaatagACAAAAACCTATGCCTTAAGTTATGATACATTTAAGTCTGGCATATCACAGTAATCCTAAAATTGTGTATAAAATGCAAAAATAAAGTTATACCTTGCTAAGAATCGGCTTCAAGGTCCTACAGGGACCACATGTTGGTGATGTATATAGAACACAGATAAGCCTTGGACTTTCATGGTATAATTTTCTCAGAGCATACTGTGGGCAGAAACGATCAAAATTAGAGCTAGGGATAAAATGTTAAGAGCAAAAAACTTCAATTCATTTTTTTCccttctattttttttagaaagaaaaTGGAAGGTGGAACACATATGACATACCTGGCCCTTGTGCTTGGTAAGTGAAATATCAAAATGCTCTAGTACATCTCTAGTTGTAAGTTCCTTCTTAACCTCTTCAGTTTGTGGCTGTTGACATCAGTATGATAAGAGTATTATAGTCCAGATCCTCTAGGAGAacttcatatatatacacataccgTGTAGGATAAAAATGTACAACTAAAATACATAACTGGCGGAAACTTCCTATTAAACAAGACTAGGATCAACTATGTATTGTTCAAAACACCTTGGACAAACAAACGCATTCACCTTTTAATAATACTCCACTTTAGCTTATGCCAAGACATACAATACTCACTTGGAGAAAAATTTTGTTTTGCTTAAAAGCTAAACAGGGAGGGAGCCATAAGCTAAATCCTTTTATCTCAGGTCAATTATAGGAACTTTGATTAGATTTTTTTGCCTTTTAGAAAGAAAATCTTTAAACATACCACATATGTGATATTAAATAATGACCTTGCGATTCTTAAGCAACATGATATGCTTCAGCTTACGAGATTTATTCCAGACATGTAAGAAACTTGCCAAGGAAGATACAAACTAGGAAGCTGTACCTGGTGGAATTCAACAAGGAGGTTATTGCTTGCAAGATATCTCTCCACTGATAAAGCAGCAATACATCCTGAACCTGCTGCAGTTATGGCTTGTCTCCACTCGTGATCCTACGGAATGCATGACAGAATCATATAGAAACTTCACTTATGTACTAAAATGAATTTACAACTATCAGATATTAGCAGCAAGACGCAAGTGACTTCAATTTACAGCATATACAACTGAGAGATGACTGCTGAAGATTCAATTACTGCAGTCTCCTTATAggttttaacaaaaacaaaccACCGAGAGAAAGATATCAGGAGGACTCAGATAAGGAGTATAAACAATTTATAGTAAAAGTGAAGAAATGGAAAAGAAAAAGGACAAAATAAAAGGCCGAACGAAAAAGAAAACATGTCCCTTCTGTGTGAATTCACTGTGCTAAAAACATAGTGCAAAACATAATCCTATAAGATAATGCTTATTGCAATAAACAAAGTAGAGCAGGAAACTGTTACCTGTACATCTCCAGCTGCAAAAACACCTTCGACTGAAGTTTTTGCAGTACCCTCCTCAACTAATACATACCCTGATGTGTCAAGATCAACTTGTCCTTCTAACAACTGGCTATTTGGTGAATGCCCTATCCCGTAAAATAAGCCTTTAGCCTCCAACACTGAGTTCTCAGCTGTATCtgcttttttaactaaaatgcCAGACATTTGTCCTTTTGTATTGCTGACAACGTCCACAGTCTCCGTATTGAAGTGCACCGTGACATTTGGATTGTTGAAAACTCTGAAAATTCGCCAGAATCAACCTGTTAAACAAACATTCAGGAAGTTGAAACTTAACACGTACTTTCGATTAGTAATTTAGTTGATGTAGAAACAAGGAACCAGAATTTCTTTGATTTATATATGATCTACAACCAAGGATAAGAAATGATATTATGTTTAAACTACATTCAAATATATGCAATCAACAATAAACAGTATGGTCCAGCATATGATATTGACAAATGTAAGAAATGGAAGTTCAATAAAATTTTGGCCAACCTATCTTGCATAGCTCTGGATGCCCTTAGTTGGTCCTTGCGTACAAGCAAGTGTACATGGCGGGCATATTTAGTCAAGTATAATGCTTCCTCTGTAGCTGTATCACCCCCTCCAACCACAGCAAGAACTTGTCCCTTAAATAGCGGTGATGCACCATCACAAATAGCACATGCACTGATTCCTCGACTCCAGAACTCTTCTTCACGAGGTAAGTTGAGCCTTCTTGCTGTGGCTCCAGTGGCATAAATTACGCTATGACACTTTACCTGAAGATACAAGACAACAAGAAAAATCAGGAATTTAAAAACCATGCAAGTTGTGATAGTTAAAAAGGAGCAACGAGGGGCTTCCTTGTGCAACCAGGAGTGAGATATTAGCATAGCCCAGCACAGAACTAGTTTACAAAGACACATTATTGGtgaatttgatttatttaagaGTTTATATGTATCCACATGGATGGTGACAAAGATGCAGGTATCTTCACACAAGCTACAAAAACTTTACCAGGCATGTTAACAGGGCTCATCTTCTCTTCACTACTCCCGTGACTATAGCCTCATCTTTCTAGAAATACTCATACAATATGTACAAAATGCAAGCTAGATGACACTGACAATTAAGGATATAAAAGCACCTGTCTTGATGGTTTCTGCCATGAATTACAATAAACAAATTAGATATCAGTATCATCACATTCTTACAGGCGACAAATATGAGGCATTAATGACACCAGTTTCTAAAGCGCGTCATATTCGTGGATTTGAGAGAATGCATCTCGCAACATTATGGATACGGCTCTATATGGTACTTTGTATTTTAGGTCAGAAGCCGTCCCTAATAAGAGCTCAAGCAACAGAACAGAtcacatttttatttaacaTGGTGCCCACACATTCCTGGAAACTGCTTTTAAAATTTCTTCTTTCCGTTTACAAAATTGGTTTCAACAATTCCACAATCACATTATGATTGTAAGAGCAACAAACTGTGTTACCACTATCACAACAAAATACATTGTCGTGTTATGGTAGACAAGTTATAGTTAATCTGTAATGAAAGCAAAACTTAAAGGCCACCGGAATAGATAAGTTATTGGCAGCTCAAAGATTTATTCACCTTACGTTCACTGCTTTGTACTGTAAAAGGTCTAGTCTTGACATCAAGGAATTCAACATCTTCTTGAAACAATTCTGCACCCCAACGTTCAGCTTGCTTTCGCATCCtgatcaaattaattaaaattgagtTTCCATGGATAGAAATAAAAACTTAACAGCCATTTCACGACTGAAAAGTGATCTGCTCCCAAGTCCCTCAAAGAAGAAACGAGTAAATCTCAAAAGTTTTAATTACCCATCCATCAAGTCAGGGCCAGTTATTCCCTCCGGAAAGCCTGGAAAATTCTCTACTTCGGTAGTGGTCATCAATTGTCCCCCAGGAACACCTCCTATCTGATACCCTTCAAACACTATGGGCTTCAAATTGGCTCGAGCTGCATAAATAGCTGCAGTGTATCCAGCAGGGCCCGAACCTATGATCACCACATTCTCGATTCCTTGATCTGAGAGACAGGGAAAAAGGGTTATCTGATAACatatcaaatttcaaaagaacaaaaaaaaacaaaaccaatATCATAAAACAGAAACAATGAACTTGTTATAATATGAGCACTTCAAATAATGTGACACAAATGAACTTGTAAGATGAACAAGAAAGTACACAAACTTTTAAGTCACTGACATTAATAAGATTGCTGTGATCATATATTCATATGCAATTTGTACACAACTATTAACACTTAACagcttaatataaaaaattaatagacTAAACTAATTAGAGTAGAAATGAGAGAGACCTGGAGATGCAGATGAAGAAGAGGCTGTGACACGTGTGGAGACACGGTGGTGAAAGAAACGAGGTGAGTTGAAGCAGCGAGTTAAGCGATGGTGACTCGGTCTGAAAGAGGACGGCAGAGTGGTAGAAGCAGGAGTCGAGCAAGTGGCGGCTACAGGGCGGCGGTGGTGGGTGAGAGGGATTCCGACACCgctagcagcagcagcagcagcagctatCTTGGCCATTGGTTTCGGACCATACAATACGATACAGTCTGTTACTACAATATCGTATATATATGTACTTTATCTATCGACTTGCTTTCTTTTGCATAGTTGCTAAATACACTTCATATTTGCTTTGTGCAGTTCGCAGAGATTACAGTTGTGTCCTTCCTAAACTTCTGTGTAATactatgatactccctccgtccctttttatctgtccattttggaaaaaaaaacacataccaaggaatacttgattgtataaactttttcattaaatacctctaattaatatcttgaaaatggtggaatacccctactttatgtcttgaaaacatgaattcaaccaagttttaaataagtcaagccttgaaaattgaaattatgaagatatatttgaaaaactatcattaaattagttttgaaagtataaatggacagataaatagggacaaatttttacttccaaagtggacagataaatagggacggagggagtacaaaacaAAGTCAACCCTAATTTTTTGTGCACTTTGAACAGGATTAATGTAGGCGCACTAACTAATTACTccatttaattatcttttttcaACTATTAAGTGatacatgaatattatttaaattatcagGCTCTAATGGGTTAAAATCCCCGTaacttaaaatattacaaagttaacactaatatttgatatattattttagtcaaaataaaaagtgcttggatttttttttttaatataacttTTAGTTGGCCTAAActttttaatatgtattaagaatttagaaagataatttaattgtataaataatctttattcgtataatttttattttaactttatgtataatcatataatttaaatacttgactttatatataattttatcaatgtctttattttttttatcgatgtgtttaatttttttactttgttcattctcatttaatcaaaacaacttaaaattttgaaactatATTATCACGGCCAATttccaataatataaaatattaaaaagttaacactagtgtttgatataatattttagtcaaaataaaaaatacttgattttttttataaaataatcattaGCTGGGCTAAAACTTTTATTAAGTATTAAgaatttagaaagataatttgttatatataatttttatttgaatttatgttcactttgtttcgatatgtatatatgtatgcacAGTTTATCataattgaattattaattcatatcatactttttaaatattataatcattattttagatCCCTTTGAACAAAAATTGCCGGGTTTTGTTTCAAATTTCATGAAGATTATGGATCCTCCTATAAAAGCTAGAGTCGGGGAATGGAAGTGGctgaatgtttttatttttaatattgaatattgtcacgtattttaatatatttttaaaatacattgttaaatataaattttaaatgcatTTTAATGTGTTAAATGTTTCTTCCCTTCTTTAATTTCCaattcttttatttaaataaaaactttaatatatatatatatatatatatatatataataatccatCCAAAAATAACGATTACAAAATATTGTgaaagtattttttaataattttcttgtgattttaattatttttcttgtgaataaaatttactttttgcacaaaaatttgaatgtatttaaaatttataaaaatgaagAATATAAAATTTGCCAAACTAATAATTACTGAAAAATGtgataatcatattttataatatatttttgaaaagaacgtgtgtttaagaattaaaatctatatattctaaaatttaaaattaaaaaaataagaaactgTTTGAAATGTGATGTTGTAGCGCAGTCTTTTAGGTCACATACTCACATGTAAACACGCCGTAATCAACGCCTATTTATTAGGTCTCACACATTTAATAAGCTAAAGGTCATATATGTAATCTCTGCAAACTGCACAAAGCAAAAATGAACTGTATTTAGCAACACCCTTCTTTTGGTTCCGTCTTGGGTTGTGTAAATTCATACGTGGAGCCTTGCTGGATGCCCCATCCTTATTGGTTATCGAAAGATTCGAAACTCTGGCCCTTAAGAATCACACATCAACAATTATTTTAATCTAGTTTTTCTtgttatgtttaaattttagcAAAATTTAAAGTCCCGTCAAAAATATTTACGTAACATTTAAAGTATCCTTTATAATGATTATGTTTTTACGTAATattgattattaaataaataaatcaaacagGCCGTCCTCTGTTGTGTTTACGGATTATTGGGCCAGCAGCGCGGGAAGCATCGCTGGACTTGTCTCGGTGAACACTTTCAAATTGGGGTTGCGTTTCCTGTTCAAGCCCAGTGCAAAATTTTAAGCCTCGAATGGGCCGAAAGTTGTGGAGTTGAAATCGAAAAAACTAGGGATCAAGGTCCAAGGATCATAGATTCATGTTAAAATCGGTAATATTAGGGAatgtatttcaatattttttgggGCCCATGAATAAgactattttataaatattatatttcctTATTCAAACTTcacattttttattcttttcaaaaatatcgACACACATTATTAAAGTCGTTGTTTTGAAGGATCATTTTTTGATTGCATGCTAGTAGTGTATTTAGTTAGCTAAACATCTCGCTAATTGAATTTCCATCTATCCAATCTTTCTGATGTGTGTACAAGgtcacacaataagcaccaacttttatgaaaatgatttttttgattggtagaattgatgtgaatgcagagtgtattaatatttattatctatccaTCAATCAAAAATCAGTATTCTCATAAGAGTTAGTGACTATGTAGCCATACACACACCACAGAAAATTCGTTAATTTTTACACAAACTCATCAAACTATCAGGTTTTATCCTCAAGAAAATCTAGCAATTTCTTCCCTTCCTCGTGTTGTTTGAAAATTGAACCCGTCAAGATCATATGattctttttctctctttttttttgccttgtaaaaaaaaaagaaaaaaaagattacATGATCTTTCTTTAATCATGATCGATTAATCTACATTCATTTACAATCACACAAAAATAAACTATTAAAGGTCTGTAAAAATCTTAAATGCATGCTACGAGAGGTATGTTCATttttcgagattaaaattggaGTGAATCAAATTAAGAcggaaaaaaa
This genomic window contains:
- the LOC108192904 gene encoding thioredoxin reductase NTRC yields the protein MAKIAAAAAAASGVGIPLTHHRRPVAATCSTPASTTLPSSFRPSHHRLTRCFNSPRFFHHRVSTRVTASSSSASPDQGIENVVIIGSGPAGYTAAIYAARANLKPIVFEGYQIGGVPGGQLMTTTEVENFPGFPEGITGPDLMDGMRKQAERWGAELFQEDVEFLDVKTRPFTVQSSERKVKCHSVIYATGATARRLNLPREEEFWSRGISACAICDGASPLFKGQVLAVVGGGDTATEEALYLTKYARHVHLLVRKDQLRASRAMQDRVFNNPNVTVHFNTETVDVVSNTKGQMSGILVKKADTAENSVLEAKGLFYGIGHSPNSQLLEGQVDLDTSGYVLVEEGTAKTSVEGVFAAGDVQDHEWRQAITAAGSGCIAALSVERYLASNNLLVEFHQPQTEEVKKELTTRDVLEHFDISLTKHKGQYALRKLYHESPRLICVLYTSPTCGPCRTLKPILSKVIDEYDENVHFVEIDIEEDPEVAEAAGIMGTPCVQFFKNKEMIRTVSGVKMKREYREFIASNK